In Acidovorax sp. 106, the following proteins share a genomic window:
- a CDS encoding recombination-associated protein RdgC, whose product MFKNLIVYRIAPGWQADLTQVEEALAKSPFMECGATQEQSLGWVPPRGDQHGAMAESVGGQWILRFMVESKVLPGSVLNRRVKEKAARIEQETGRKPGKKESKELKDEAKLDLLPMAFTKQGSMWVWIDTESRLLVLDTGSQGRADEVVSLLVESLPGLSVSLLNTQTSPQAAMAHWLSAQEPPVGFSIDRECELKSADEAKAVVRYARHPLDIDEVQQHIQQGKLPTKLALTWDDRVSFMLTEGLQVRKLSFLDTVFEGTKADDGGFDTDVAIATGELVKLIPDLIEALGGEAESGVASAAEAIAAGGAGSAGVAAPVAAPAVLRSQPSAPARKSGGGVVTGPATAPVDTDPESAPF is encoded by the coding sequence GTGTTCAAGAACTTGATCGTGTACCGCATTGCACCCGGCTGGCAGGCGGATTTGACGCAGGTGGAAGAGGCGTTGGCCAAGTCGCCTTTTATGGAGTGCGGCGCCACCCAGGAACAGTCGCTGGGCTGGGTGCCCCCACGGGGCGATCAGCACGGCGCGATGGCCGAGTCGGTGGGTGGGCAGTGGATCTTGCGCTTCATGGTCGAGTCCAAGGTGCTGCCCGGCTCGGTGCTCAACCGCCGCGTGAAGGAAAAGGCTGCCCGCATCGAGCAAGAAACCGGCCGCAAGCCCGGCAAAAAGGAAAGCAAGGAACTCAAGGACGAGGCCAAGCTGGATTTGCTGCCTATGGCCTTTACCAAGCAGGGCAGCATGTGGGTGTGGATCGACACCGAGTCGCGCCTGCTGGTGTTGGACACAGGCAGCCAAGGCCGTGCCGATGAGGTGGTGAGCCTGCTGGTCGAGTCGCTGCCCGGCCTGTCGGTGTCGCTGCTCAACACGCAAACCAGCCCGCAGGCCGCTATGGCGCACTGGCTGTCGGCCCAAGAGCCGCCCGTGGGCTTCAGCATCGACCGCGAGTGCGAGCTCAAAAGCGCCGACGAGGCCAAGGCCGTGGTGCGCTATGCGCGCCACCCGCTTGACATTGACGAAGTGCAGCAACACATCCAGCAAGGCAAACTGCCCACCAAGCTGGCCTTGACCTGGGACGACCGCGTCTCCTTCATGCTCACCGAGGGGCTGCAGGTGCGCAAGCTGTCGTTTTTGGACACGGTGTTTGAAGGCACCAAGGCCGACGATGGTGGTTTTGACACCGACGTGGCGATTGCTACAGGCGAGTTGGTCAAGCTGATTCCCGACTTGATCGAAGCCCTGGGCGGCGAGGCCGAAAGCGGCGTGGCCAGCGCGGCCGAAGCCATTGCGGCGGGCGGGGCTGGCAGTGCCGGGGTTGCAGCCCCCGTCGCAGCGCCTGCAGTCCTGCGCTCTCAGCCCTCGGCCCCGGCCCGCAAGTCGGGCGGCGGCGTGGTCACCGGCCCGGCCACGGCGCCAGTGGATACCGACCCGGAATCTGCGCCGTTCTGA
- a CDS encoding glycerophosphodiester phosphodiesterase has protein sequence MQVHKTLLALAATLVMTTACGGSDTPAWPPVPTVIAHRGASALRPEHTLAAYQKAIDDGANLIEPDLVITKDGVLVARHENAIAILNTDGSVREATTDVVDRPEFAARKATKTIDGTAITGWFVEDFSLAELKTLRARERIPAIRPANVAYNGQFEVPTLQEVIDLAKAQSAAKGRTIGVIPETKHPSFFQSIGKPLEPALLAVLAKNGWNSKDAPVYVQSFEVANLKALRKQSSVRLVQLLSNSGRPYDFAAAGNTQTYADMATAAGLKEIATYADVVGAHKDLVIPVKDGALGTPTALVKDAHALNLAVHIWTLRPENAFLPAAYKKAPTTDSTVRGDSVGEIQVFLKAGVDGFFTDDSGVGRLAVDSLK, from the coding sequence ATGCAAGTTCACAAAACCCTGCTGGCCCTGGCGGCCACGCTGGTCATGACCACGGCCTGCGGCGGCAGCGACACCCCGGCCTGGCCGCCCGTGCCCACGGTGATTGCGCACCGGGGGGCTTCGGCGCTGCGGCCCGAGCACACGCTGGCGGCCTACCAAAAGGCGATTGACGATGGCGCCAACCTGATTGAGCCCGATCTGGTCATCACCAAAGACGGGGTGCTGGTGGCGCGGCACGAGAACGCCATTGCCATCCTCAACACCGATGGCAGCGTGCGCGAGGCCACCACCGATGTGGTGGACCGGCCCGAGTTTGCCGCCCGCAAAGCCACCAAGACCATCGATGGCACCGCCATCACCGGCTGGTTTGTGGAGGACTTCAGCCTGGCCGAGCTCAAAACGCTGCGCGCGCGCGAGCGCATTCCGGCGATCCGCCCGGCCAACGTGGCCTACAACGGGCAGTTCGAGGTGCCTACGCTGCAGGAAGTGATCGACTTGGCCAAGGCGCAATCGGCAGCCAAGGGGCGCACCATTGGTGTCATCCCCGAGACCAAGCACCCCAGCTTCTTCCAGTCCATCGGCAAACCGTTGGAACCCGCCCTGCTGGCGGTGCTGGCGAAGAACGGCTGGAACAGCAAGGACGCTCCGGTGTACGTGCAGTCGTTTGAAGTGGCCAACCTCAAGGCGCTGCGCAAGCAAAGCTCGGTGCGCCTGGTGCAGCTGCTGTCCAACAGCGGCCGCCCCTACGACTTTGCGGCGGCAGGCAACACCCAGACCTATGCCGACATGGCCACGGCGGCGGGCCTCAAGGAAATTGCCACCTACGCCGATGTGGTGGGCGCGCACAAGGACCTGGTCATCCCCGTGAAAGACGGCGCCCTGGGCACACCCACCGCGCTGGTGAAGGACGCGCACGCACTGAACCTGGCCGTGCACATCTGGACGCTGCGGCCCGAAAACGCCTTCTTGCCCGCCGCCTACAAAAAGGCGCCCACCACCGACAGCACGGTACGCGGCGACAGCGTGGGCGAGATCCAGGTGTTCCTCAAGGCCGGGGTGGATGGCTTCTTCACCGACGACTCGGGCGTGGGACGGCTGGCGGTGGACAGCCTGAAGTAA
- a CDS encoding DEAD/DEAH box helicase family protein — protein sequence MSSALSNFAFLQPDWPDLLAEARRAEAAAHRDPRAACFYARRTLELAVAWLYQAEGGRGGSLRMPYKADLSAFLFEPSFQQLVGNAVHAKMDVIRRLGNQAVHHARPVPQQDALNALRELFHVAFWLAQHYARRVGDRPAAGLQFRADLLPRPAAIDSAQEQAASRAAQAAAQEALAKQAQALAERDAALREAAARNAELDAELARYRAEIAAAKAANAAQPATAHDYNEAATRDLFIDLLLKEAGWALDQPRDREFEVQGMPNQAGGEGKGFVDYVLWSGEIPLAIVEAKRTRRSAQEGQQQARLYADCLQKSTGHRPVIYGTNGYEHWMWDDTTSPPRAVQGFHTQDELELMHQRRTTRKPLASISIAARIVERHYQQRAIRRIAETFERDQHRKALVVMATGAGKTRTVIALVDLLMRAGWAKRVLLLADRVALVNQAVNAFKAHLPDAAPVNLVTDRATEGRVYVSTYPTMMGLINEGAGGGQRRFGVGHFDLIVVDEAHRSIYQKYRAIFSYFDALLVGLTATPKDEIDRNTYGLFGLESGVPTDAYGLDDAIAEGFLAPPKAISVPLKFQRQGIRYDELSDDEKDQWDALEWDEDGGEAPDEVSAEAVNQWLFNTDTVDKMLALLMERGHKVAGGDRLGKTIIFAKNQKHAEFIQARFDANYPDRKGVFARVITFKTEYVQSLIDDFSQKNDAPHIAISVDMLDTGIDVPEVVNLVFFKIVRSKAKFWQMVGRGTRLCPELYGPGQDKKDFFIFDFCQNLEFFSQELEGSEGALAQPLSQRLFNARLELIEVLDKRLASNGVADEAQQSPVLTEAAIRRDTAGLLHSMVAGMSLDNFVVRPQRRWVEAWAQPDAWKRPTPEQLTEVAAHLSGLPTAVRDDDEDAKRFDALLLHTQLALLRSEPALARLQTKVQQVANGLLEKANIPVVREHLLLIEAVAGDEWWQDVTLTMLEQARRKLRGLIKLIEKGGRTVVYTDFEDAIGETTEVDLPLVASAVDFDRFRAKAKVFLRAHEDRLALHKLRRNQPLTAADLQELEALLHEAGGTDGDIERARALHTSLPVFVRSLVGLDREAAMAAFSDLIGMGQASASQLQFIEEIVQHLTEHGAMPAARLYESPFTDIHAQGPDGVFETSKVEVLFQALNQLEQLSVAA from the coding sequence GTGAGCAGTGCCCTATCGAACTTCGCCTTCCTGCAGCCCGACTGGCCCGACCTGCTGGCCGAAGCCCGCCGCGCCGAGGCCGCGGCCCATCGGGACCCGCGCGCCGCCTGCTTTTACGCCCGCCGCACGCTGGAGCTGGCCGTGGCCTGGCTGTACCAGGCGGAAGGCGGCAGGGGTGGCAGCCTGCGCATGCCGTACAAGGCCGATCTGTCGGCGTTTTTGTTCGAGCCCAGCTTTCAGCAACTGGTGGGCAATGCGGTGCACGCCAAGATGGACGTGATTCGCCGCTTGGGAAACCAGGCGGTGCACCACGCCCGCCCGGTGCCGCAGCAAGATGCACTCAACGCGCTGCGCGAGCTGTTCCATGTGGCCTTTTGGCTGGCGCAGCACTATGCGCGCCGCGTGGGCGACCGGCCTGCTGCGGGGCTGCAGTTTCGCGCCGATCTGCTGCCACGCCCAGCCGCTATCGACTCTGCCCAAGAACAAGCGGCCAGCCGTGCCGCCCAGGCCGCCGCGCAAGAGGCGCTAGCCAAACAAGCCCAGGCCCTGGCCGAGCGCGATGCCGCCCTGCGCGAAGCAGCAGCCCGCAATGCAGAACTGGATGCGGAACTGGCCCGCTACCGCGCCGAGATTGCCGCTGCCAAAGCCGCCAACGCGGCGCAGCCCGCCACAGCCCACGACTACAACGAGGCCGCCACGCGCGACCTGTTCATTGACCTGCTGCTCAAAGAAGCCGGCTGGGCGCTGGACCAGCCGCGTGACCGCGAGTTTGAAGTGCAGGGCATGCCCAACCAGGCTGGGGGCGAAGGCAAGGGCTTTGTGGACTATGTGCTGTGGAGCGGCGAAATCCCCCTGGCCATTGTGGAAGCCAAGCGCACCCGCCGCAGCGCCCAAGAGGGCCAGCAGCAAGCACGCCTGTATGCCGACTGCCTGCAAAAAAGCACCGGCCACCGCCCCGTGATCTATGGCACCAATGGCTATGAGCACTGGATGTGGGATGACACCACCAGCCCACCGCGCGCGGTGCAGGGCTTTCATACGCAGGACGAATTGGAGTTGATGCACCAGCGCCGCACCACGCGCAAGCCTCTGGCCAGTATCAGCATTGCGGCGCGCATTGTGGAGCGCCATTACCAGCAGCGCGCCATCCGCCGCATTGCCGAAACCTTTGAGCGCGACCAGCACCGCAAGGCGCTGGTGGTGATGGCCACGGGCGCAGGCAAAACGCGCACGGTGATTGCGCTGGTGGATTTGCTCATGCGCGCGGGCTGGGCCAAGCGCGTGCTGCTTCTGGCCGACCGGGTGGCGCTGGTAAACCAAGCCGTCAACGCCTTCAAGGCCCACCTGCCCGATGCTGCGCCGGTGAACCTCGTCACAGACCGCGCCACAGAGGGGCGGGTGTACGTGTCCACCTACCCCACGATGATGGGGCTCATCAATGAAGGTGCGGGCGGTGGCCAGCGCCGCTTTGGCGTGGGGCACTTTGACCTCATCGTGGTGGACGAAGCACACCGCTCCATCTACCAAAAGTACCGCGCCATCTTTAGCTACTTTGATGCCCTGCTGGTAGGCCTGACGGCCACGCCCAAGGACGAAATCGACCGCAACACCTACGGCCTGTTTGGTCTGGAAAGCGGTGTGCCTACCGATGCGTATGGCCTGGATGACGCGATTGCCGAGGGCTTCTTGGCCCCGCCCAAGGCGATTTCGGTGCCGCTGAAGTTCCAGCGCCAGGGCATTCGCTACGACGAGCTGAGTGACGACGAAAAAGACCAGTGGGATGCGCTGGAGTGGGATGAGGATGGCGGTGAAGCACCCGACGAGGTGAGCGCCGAGGCAGTCAACCAGTGGCTGTTCAACACCGATACGGTGGACAAGATGCTGGCCCTGCTGATGGAGCGCGGCCACAAGGTGGCGGGCGGCGACCGGCTGGGCAAGACCATCATCTTTGCCAAAAACCAGAAGCACGCCGAGTTCATCCAGGCGCGCTTTGATGCGAACTACCCCGACCGCAAGGGCGTGTTCGCACGGGTCATCACCTTCAAGACCGAGTACGTGCAGTCGCTCATTGATGACTTCTCCCAAAAGAACGATGCCCCACACATCGCCATTTCGGTGGACATGCTGGACACGGGCATTGACGTGCCCGAAGTGGTGAATCTGGTGTTCTTCAAGATCGTGCGCTCCAAGGCCAAGTTCTGGCAGATGGTGGGGCGCGGCACCCGGCTGTGCCCAGAGCTGTACGGGCCGGGGCAGGACAAGAAGGACTTCTTCATCTTCGACTTTTGCCAGAACCTGGAGTTTTTCAGCCAGGAGCTGGAGGGCAGCGAAGGCGCGCTGGCCCAGCCGCTGTCGCAGCGGCTTTTCAATGCGCGGCTGGAGCTGATCGAAGTGCTGGACAAACGTTTGGCCAGCAACGGCGTAGCCGATGAGGCACAGCAATCGCCCGTGCTGACCGAGGCCGCCATCCGGCGCGACACCGCGGGTCTGCTGCACAGCATGGTGGCAGGCATGTCGCTCGACAACTTTGTGGTGCGCCCGCAGCGCCGCTGGGTAGAGGCCTGGGCGCAGCCCGATGCGTGGAAGCGCCCCACGCCAGAACAACTGACTGAGGTGGCAGCCCACTTGTCGGGCCTGCCCACCGCAGTGCGCGACGATGACGAAGACGCCAAACGCTTTGACGCCCTGCTGCTGCACACCCAGCTGGCCCTGCTGCGCAGCGAACCGGCCCTGGCGCGGCTGCAAACCAAGGTGCAGCAGGTGGCCAATGGCTTGCTGGAGAAAGCCAACATCCCGGTGGTGCGCGAGCACCTGCTGCTGATCGAAGCTGTGGCGGGCGATGAGTGGTGGCAGGACGTGACCCTGACCATGCTGGAGCAGGCGCGCCGCAAGCTGCGTGGCCTCATCAAGCTCATCGAGAAAGGCGGGCGCACCGTGGTCTACACCGACTTTGAAGATGCCATCGGCGAGACCACCGAAGTGGATTTGCCCCTGGTGGCGAGCGCGGTGGACTTTGACCGCTTTCGCGCCAAAGCCAAGGTGTTCTTGCGCGCCCACGAAGACCGGCTGGCACTGCACAAGCTGCGCCGCAACCAGCCCCTGACTGCCGCCGACCTGCAAGAGCTGGAAGCCCTGCTGCACGAGGCGGGCGGTACCGATGGCGACATCGAACGCGCGCGTGCGCTGCACACCAGCCTGCCGGTGTTTGTGCGCTCTTTGGTGGGACTGGACCGTGAGGCTGCCATGGCTGCCTTCTCAGATCTCATTGGTATGGGCCAAGCCAGCGCCAGCCAGCTGCAGTTCATCGAAGAAATCGTGCAGCACCTGACCGAGCACGGCGCCATGCCCGCCGCACGGCTGTATGAGTCACCGTTCACAGATATCCATGCACAAGGGCCGGATGGCGTGTTTGAAACGTCCAAGGTGGAAGTACTGTTCCAGGCATTGAACCAGCTGGAGCAGTTGTCCGTTGCGGCATAG
- a CDS encoding ATP-binding protein: MPTSRLQLEQWLLEPEGHRLEFKEAKQNYHFDTLVKYCVALANEGGGTMVLGVTDKRPRRVVGTLAFDEPGRTEAGLHQRLGHRIPVEELRLPEGRVLVVHVPSRLPGTAWNVDGSYFKRAGDDLAPLADHELRAMFAEGGPDFSAQPCPGATLADLEPESIALFRERWARKSGDPRRRELSDLQTLRDAELLVEGDQVSYAALILFGTRAGLTQWLAQAELVFEYRSSEAAGPAADREEYRAGFFAWQDALWKKINLRNDRQSYQDDFFRMDLPTFDEVPVREALLNAVAHRDYRLGGSIFVRQFAKRLEVVSPGGLPPGITPENIIDQQYPRNRRLAEALGRCGLIERSGQGLNLMMESAVRQGKPLPSFAGTAAHEVRLTLEGGVRNPAFVRFMERLGDETLRSFSTLDYLALECLEQGKTLSPALKERLPGLMAVGAVESMGRGRGTRYMLSEALYASLGAKGTYTRQRGLDRDTNKALLLKHVMKQGEQGAPVSELQQVLPTHSASALRSLLLELRAENKLALKGERRWARWYAITHKSL; encoded by the coding sequence ATGCCAACGTCACGTCTCCAGCTCGAACAATGGCTGCTTGAACCCGAAGGCCATCGCCTGGAATTCAAGGAGGCCAAGCAGAACTACCACTTTGACACGCTGGTCAAGTACTGCGTGGCCCTGGCCAACGAGGGCGGCGGCACCATGGTGTTGGGCGTGACGGACAAACGGCCCCGGCGTGTTGTGGGCACGCTGGCTTTCGACGAGCCGGGCCGCACCGAAGCGGGCCTGCACCAGCGGCTGGGGCACCGTATTCCGGTGGAAGAGCTGCGCTTGCCCGAGGGGCGCGTTCTGGTGGTGCACGTGCCATCGCGCCTGCCGGGTACAGCGTGGAATGTGGACGGCAGCTACTTCAAGCGTGCAGGCGACGACTTGGCCCCGCTGGCTGACCACGAACTGCGCGCCATGTTTGCCGAAGGTGGCCCCGATTTCTCGGCCCAGCCTTGCCCCGGTGCCACTCTGGCCGACCTGGAGCCGGAGTCCATCGCCCTGTTCCGCGAACGCTGGGCACGCAAGAGCGGTGACCCACGCAGGCGCGAGTTGAGCGACCTGCAAACGCTGCGCGATGCCGAACTGCTGGTGGAGGGCGACCAGGTGAGCTATGCGGCGCTCATCCTGTTTGGCACGCGCGCGGGCCTGACGCAGTGGCTGGCGCAGGCCGAGTTGGTGTTTGAGTACCGCTCGTCCGAAGCAGCAGGCCCGGCGGCCGACCGCGAGGAATACCGCGCGGGCTTCTTCGCCTGGCAAGACGCGCTGTGGAAAAAGATCAACCTGCGCAACGACCGGCAAAGCTACCAGGACGATTTCTTTCGCATGGATCTGCCCACGTTTGACGAGGTGCCCGTGCGCGAGGCCCTACTGAACGCGGTGGCACACCGCGACTACAGGCTGGGCGGCTCGATCTTTGTGCGGCAGTTTGCCAAGCGGCTGGAGGTGGTGAGCCCCGGCGGCCTGCCGCCCGGCATCACGCCCGAGAACATCATTGACCAGCAATACCCGCGCAACCGCCGCCTGGCCGAAGCGCTGGGGCGCTGCGGGCTGATCGAGCGGTCTGGCCAGGGGCTGAACCTGATGATGGAAAGCGCCGTGCGCCAGGGCAAGCCCCTGCCCAGCTTTGCAGGCACCGCCGCGCACGAGGTGCGCCTGACGCTGGAGGGCGGCGTGCGCAACCCAGCGTTTGTGCGGTTCATGGAGAGGCTGGGGGACGAGACGTTGCGCAGCTTTTCGACGCTGGACTATCTGGCGCTGGAATGCCTGGAGCAGGGCAAAACGCTCAGCCCTGCATTGAAAGAGCGGTTGCCCGGCCTGATGGCAGTGGGTGCCGTTGAGTCGATGGGCAGGGGCCGAGGGACCCGCTACATGCTCTCAGAAGCCTTGTATGCATCCTTGGGCGCCAAAGGAACCTACACCCGTCAACGCGGTCTGGACCGCGACACAAACAAGGCGCTGCTGCTTAAACATGTGATGAAACAAGGTGAGCAAGGCGCCCCCGTGTCAGAACTGCAGCAGGTGCTCCCCACACACTCAGCCAGCGCATTGCGGAGCCTTCTGCTGGAGTTGCGGGCGGAAAACAAATTGGCGCTAAAAGGCGAGCGGCGTTGGGCACGCTGGTATGCAATAACGCATAAAAGTCTTTAG
- a CDS encoding restriction endonuclease subunit S: protein MTSLGEVAQFINGAAFKPEDWGDSGFPIIRIQNLTDESKPFNRTTRTVAEKLQVHPGDLLVSWSATLGVFTWNRPEIGLLNQHIFRVIPDESKVDKAYLRLALSGALSAMQKHLHGATMQHVNRGEFLGTPLYLPTLEEQRRIAAILDQAETLRTQRRTALTLLDSLTQSLFLDMFGDPVANPKGWKKTPFGNVCPTRLGKMLDAKQQTGQNTRRYLRNANVQWFHIDVTDLLEMDFDADARETFRLQAGDLLICEGGEPGRAAIWNGELEDVYYQKALHRGRPNPALAKAEFLVWLLWFLAKRGGLGDHVTAATIAHLTGEKLKAMEIPLPPLPLQQTFATRIASIEALKATHRRALAALDALFASLQQRAFAGQL, encoded by the coding sequence ATGACCTCTCTTGGTGAAGTTGCCCAGTTCATCAACGGCGCTGCATTCAAGCCGGAAGACTGGGGCGACAGCGGCTTTCCAATCATTCGCATTCAGAACCTCACGGATGAGTCGAAGCCGTTTAACCGGACCACACGGACGGTTGCTGAAAAGCTGCAGGTACACCCAGGCGATTTGCTCGTTTCGTGGTCCGCAACCTTGGGCGTTTTCACTTGGAACAGACCGGAAATCGGCTTGCTGAATCAGCACATTTTTCGCGTAATTCCTGACGAATCGAAAGTTGACAAAGCGTATTTGCGACTGGCGTTAAGCGGTGCCTTGTCTGCAATGCAAAAGCATCTGCATGGCGCCACCATGCAACACGTCAACCGTGGCGAATTCTTAGGTACGCCGCTGTATCTTCCTACGCTGGAAGAACAACGCCGCATCGCCGCCATCCTCGACCAAGCCGAAACCCTCCGAACCCAACGCCGCACCGCCCTGACCCTGCTCGACAGCCTCACCCAGTCCCTCTTTCTCGATATGTTTGGGGATCCGGTAGCGAATCCAAAGGGGTGGAAAAAAACACCGTTTGGAAATGTGTGCCCGACACGGTTAGGAAAGATGCTTGATGCAAAACAGCAGACCGGTCAAAACACTCGACGCTATTTGCGGAATGCGAACGTCCAGTGGTTCCACATTGACGTTACCGACCTACTTGAAATGGACTTCGATGCAGATGCACGAGAAACATTTCGACTCCAGGCTGGAGATTTGCTAATTTGCGAAGGCGGGGAGCCAGGCCGAGCGGCAATATGGAACGGTGAGCTTGAAGACGTTTACTACCAAAAAGCACTACACAGGGGTCGTCCAAATCCAGCACTGGCTAAGGCTGAGTTTTTGGTTTGGCTACTGTGGTTCTTAGCAAAAAGAGGTGGACTTGGAGATCACGTCACTGCAGCAACGATCGCCCATCTGACAGGAGAAAAGTTGAAGGCTATGGAGATACCACTCCCCCCTCTCCCCCTCCAACAAACCTTCGCCACCCGCATCGCCTCCATCGAAGCCCTCAAAGCCACCCACCGCCGCGCCCTGGCCGCGCTGGATGCGCTGTTTGCCTCGCTGCAGCAGCGGGCGTTTGCGGGGCAGCTTTAA
- a CDS encoding class I SAM-dependent DNA methyltransferase, producing the protein MLTGDLRNKVDQVWNAFWSGGIANPIEVIEQITYLLFLRALDSDQTREDNKALRLKTQPVRLIPAGVDAQERPHDNMRWSRFKNMAPAEMFDVLSNQVFPFLRGLQTSGGPAAETAFARHMQGARFTIPTPGLLAKVVDLLDTIPLDDRDTKGDLYEYMLGKIASAGQNGQFRTPRHIIDLMVALTAPTPQDTICDPASGTCGFLVAAGEYLRRTYPDMLRVPAQNKHFHSGMFHGYDFDNTMLRIGSMNMVLHGVEHPAIEYRDSLAEGAAADAEAYSLILANPPFAGSLDYENTAKDLQQTVKTKKTELLFLALFLRLLKTGGRAAVIVPDGVLFGSSKAHKELRRKLVEEQKLDAVISLPGGVFKPYAGVSTAILLFTKTMSGGTDNVWFYDMQADGWSLDDKRQPLLDASLLGLQRFTGGRSQLSESEHAKNNLPDVLERWGQRSGTERDRPRTAQSFCVPKADIEANGYDLSINRYKEVVHEQVQHRAPGDILAELRALEEEIARGMGVLEGMLK; encoded by the coding sequence ATGCTCACCGGTGACCTGCGCAACAAAGTCGATCAAGTCTGGAACGCCTTCTGGTCCGGCGGCATCGCCAACCCCATTGAAGTCATCGAGCAGATCACCTACCTGCTCTTTCTGCGCGCCCTCGACAGCGACCAAACCCGCGAAGACAACAAAGCCCTGCGCCTCAAAACCCAGCCCGTGCGCCTCATCCCCGCAGGCGTGGACGCACAAGAGCGCCCGCACGACAACATGCGCTGGTCCCGCTTCAAGAACATGGCCCCGGCCGAGATGTTTGATGTGCTCAGCAACCAGGTCTTCCCCTTCCTGCGCGGCCTGCAAACCTCGGGCGGCCCGGCGGCAGAAACCGCCTTTGCCCGCCACATGCAAGGCGCCCGCTTCACCATCCCCACGCCGGGCCTGCTGGCCAAAGTGGTCGACTTGCTCGACACCATTCCGCTCGACGACCGCGACACCAAGGGCGACCTATACGAGTACATGCTCGGCAAAATCGCCTCTGCCGGGCAAAACGGCCAGTTCCGCACCCCGCGCCACATCATCGACTTGATGGTGGCCCTGACGGCCCCCACACCGCAAGACACCATCTGCGACCCAGCCTCGGGCACTTGTGGATTCTTGGTGGCCGCAGGCGAATACCTGCGCCGCACCTACCCCGACATGCTGCGCGTGCCCGCACAAAACAAGCACTTCCACAGCGGCATGTTCCACGGCTACGACTTTGACAACACCATGCTGCGCATTGGCAGCATGAACATGGTGCTGCACGGCGTGGAACACCCCGCCATCGAATACCGCGACTCGCTGGCCGAAGGCGCGGCGGCCGATGCCGAGGCCTACAGCCTCATCCTGGCCAACCCGCCCTTTGCGGGCAGCCTGGACTACGAAAACACCGCCAAGGACCTGCAGCAAACCGTCAAAACCAAAAAGACCGAGCTGCTCTTTCTGGCCCTGTTCCTGCGCCTGCTCAAAACCGGCGGGCGCGCCGCCGTAATCGTGCCCGACGGCGTGCTCTTTGGCAGCAGCAAGGCACACAAAGAACTGCGCCGCAAGCTGGTGGAAGAGCAAAAACTCGATGCCGTCATCAGCCTGCCCGGCGGCGTGTTCAAGCCCTACGCGGGCGTCAGCACCGCCATCCTGCTCTTCACCAAAACCATGAGCGGCGGCACCGATAACGTCTGGTTCTACGACATGCAGGCCGACGGCTGGAGCCTGGACGACAAACGCCAGCCCCTGTTGGATGCCAGCCTTTTGGGCCTCCAGCGCTTTACTGGCGGGCGCAGCCAGCTATCAGAATCAGAGCACGCCAAAAACAACCTGCCCGATGTGCTGGAGCGTTGGGGCCAACGCAGCGGCACCGAACGCGACCGCCCCCGCACCGCCCAGAGCTTTTGTGTGCCCAAGGCCGACATTGAGGCCAATGGGTATGACCTGAGCATTAACCGCTACAAGGAAGTGGTGCATGAACAGGTGCAGCACCGGGCACCGGGGGACATCTTGGCGGAGCTGCGGGCGCTGGAGGAGGAGATTGCGCGGGGGATGGGGGTGTTGGAGGGGATGTTGAAGTGA
- the cueR gene encoding Cu(I)-responsive transcriptional regulator gives MTTPTARRLPAAPLAAPAVWPVPISEAARLAGVSARMVRHYESLGMLQGVARTESGYRQYTEADVHTLHFIRRARDLGFSIEEITTLLALWQDRSRSSAQVKRIAQTHIAQLTDRIAAMQAMQRTLQTLVGCCHGDDRPDCPILDDLAGAGLGATSPPVGMQQR, from the coding sequence ATGACCACCCCCACCGCCCGCAGGCTCCCTGCCGCGCCACTCGCAGCGCCCGCTGTGTGGCCCGTGCCCATCAGCGAAGCCGCGCGGCTGGCCGGCGTATCCGCCCGCATGGTGCGCCACTACGAATCGCTGGGCATGCTGCAAGGCGTGGCCCGCACCGAAAGCGGCTACCGCCAATACACCGAGGCCGATGTGCACACCCTGCACTTCATCCGCCGCGCGCGCGACCTGGGCTTCTCCATCGAAGAAATCACCACCCTGCTCGCCCTGTGGCAAGACCGCAGCCGTAGCAGCGCCCAGGTCAAGCGCATTGCACAAACCCACATAGCCCAGCTCACCGACCGCATCGCCGCCATGCAAGCCATGCAGCGCACCCTGCAAACCCTGGTGGGCTGCTGCCACGGCGACGACCGGCCCGACTGCCCCATCCTGGACGACCTGGCGGGTGCGGGGCTGGGGGCCACAAGCCCACCGGTTGGGATGCAGCAGCGCTGA